The Bosea sp. 685 DNA window CGCCCGAGCCTGAGCCGGCGGTGAAGCCGGTCGAGCCGACGCCGGAGGTTCCGCTGCCGGTGGTGCATCCCGAGCCCGAGATCAAGCTGCCTGAGGCGCCGCAGATCGCCGATGCTCCGGTGGTGCTGCCGCCACCGCCGCCGCGCCCGGTGGTGCAGCGCAAGCCGCCTCCGCCGAAGCCGCGCGTGGCCGAGAGGCGCAAGCCGATCGAGCCCGACCGCCCGCAGATGCGCCAGACATCCGCGCCGCCGAGCGCACAGGCCCAGACAGCGCCCAGCATGGCCGCGCCCTCGGCGGGGGCTGCCTCCACGCCGTCGGTGTCGCCGGCGAGCTGGCGCGGCACGCTGATCGCCCATCTCAACCGCTACAAGCGCTTCCCCGGCGGGGCGAGCCCCGGCACGGTGCAGGTCGCCTTCAGCATTGATCGCGGCGGGCGCGTGCTCTCGGCGCGCCTGGCGGGTTCCTCGGGCGATGCGATCCTCGACGAGGAGGCCGTCGCGATGGTCCGGCGGGCGAGCCCGGTGCCGGCGCCGCCGCAGGGCGTCGGCGGCGGGACGATCACTCTGGCCGTGCCGGTCCGGTTCTCGCGCTGAGTTGGCGAATCTAGAGCCGATTCCGATCCAATTGGATCGTTCAACAGATCTAACCCTTTGTTTTGACGCGTTTTATTCACGCGAGCCGGCGACGACTTCGCTCGAAAACGCTCTCGTCGGTTTCGGCTCGCCTGAAGGTCAGGGCGGGGAGGGGCTGTCGGCCCGGCCAAGCCGGGGACCGGGGGCTTGCCGGCTGGCGGTCGCGACGGCAAAGCCTGCCAAGATCAGCACGATCCCGATGAGATGGAACGAGCGGACGGGCTCGCCCAGCAGCAGGAAGGCGAGCGTCGCCGTGAACAGCGCGACGAGGTGGAAGGACGCGCCGGTGACGGTTGCTCCCAGCATGGCGACGCAACGGTTCCAGAGCACGAAGGCCAGGAGCGAGGCGAAGACGCCGATATAGAGCACGGCGGCAATCGAGCCTGCGTCGAGCGGGATCGTCGCGCCGCGGGCGAGCTCAGTCACCCAGAACGGCATCAGCACGAGCAAGCCCGTCACCATCGTCGCGGCGAGGAAGACGAGCGGGTCAAGCGCGGCGGGCTTGCGCCGGATCAGGACCGAGTAGAGCGCGTAGTTCGCAACCGCGATCAGGACCAGGATCTCGCCGCCGCCGAGCGAGAGATGCCCGAGGCTGCCAAGATCGCCGCGCGACACGATCCAGGTGACGCCCAGGAAGGAGAGGGCGATGCCGAACAGGGTTTTGGGCCGCACGGGCTCGACACCGAGCGCGAAGGCGGCGAGCGGCACCATCAGCGGCAAGGTCGAGTTCAGGAAGGCGACGCTGGCCGCCGGCACGGTCTGGAGGGCGAGGTAGCCCAGTGCATTGTAGCCGGCGACGCCGAAGGCTCCGCAGGCGAGAATAAGGAGAGCGTGCTGACGCAGCAGCTGCCGCTGCTCATAGGCGCGCCGCGCCACGAAAGGGGCGAGCACGACGAACGCCACGAGCCAGCGCCCGACGGCGAGCGAGACCGGCGGGAAGGTCGGCCCGAGCGCCCGGCCGAGCACGAGGTTGCCGGCCCAGAACAAGGGCGGCAGCCACAGCAGAAGCGCAGGACGCGCCCAGAGGCGAGCGGCGAGTCCCGGGACGGGATGTGTCATGCCGCACCATCGAGGCCGATGCGCAGGCGGCGGTTGTGGCGGCCCTTGTTGTCGATCTTGAGGATGCGGATCGGGCGTGACGCCCCGGTCGTGGCGAGATGGGTCCCGCCGCAGGCCTGGCGGTCGAGCCCCACGATCTCGACCACGCGGATCGTGCCGTCGGAGGCAGGAGGTGGCGCGACCG harbors:
- a CDS encoding energy transducer TonB, whose product is MGRDVNISRFWPGALRWSVAALVVVGAHAGAGWTILNWQQAEAAVGEPPAAVMIELAPIAVAPEAPPQEVAPGPEMVEAQPEPVPEQVVEKPPEETPPEPEPAVKPVEPTPEVPLPVVHPEPEIKLPEAPQIADAPVVLPPPPPRPVVQRKPPPPKPRVAERRKPIEPDRPQMRQTSAPPSAQAQTAPSMAAPSAGAASTPSVSPASWRGTLIAHLNRYKRFPGGASPGTVQVAFSIDRGGRVLSARLAGSSGDAILDEEAVAMVRRASPVPAPPQGVGGGTITLAVPVRFSR
- a CDS encoding DMT family transporter is translated as MTHPVPGLAARLWARPALLLWLPPLFWAGNLVLGRALGPTFPPVSLAVGRWLVAFVVLAPFVARRAYEQRQLLRQHALLILACGAFGVAGYNALGYLALQTVPAASVAFLNSTLPLMVPLAAFALGVEPVRPKTLFGIALSFLGVTWIVSRGDLGSLGHLSLGGGEILVLIAVANYALYSVLIRRKPAALDPLVFLAATMVTGLLVLMPFWVTELARGATIPLDAGSIAAVLYIGVFASLLAFVLWNRCVAMLGATVTGASFHLVALFTATLAFLLLGEPVRSFHLIGIVLILAGFAVATASRQAPGPRLGRADSPSPP